The following are encoded together in the Streptomyces sp. NBC_00358 genome:
- a CDS encoding MBL fold metallo-hydrolase yields the protein MKLTKKSHACIRLEKDGRVLVIDPGTFTEEDAAVGAEAILVTHEHLDHFNEDRLRAGMEANPAAEIWTLRSVAEKVSAAFPGRVHTVGHGDTFTAAGFDVQVHGELHAVIHPDIPRITNVGYLVDGGRVFHPGDALTVPDQPVETLMLPVMAPWNKISEVIDYVREVKPQRAYDIHDALLTDLARPVYDGQIGALGGSEHLRLAPGASAEI from the coding sequence ATGAAGCTCACGAAGAAGTCGCACGCCTGCATTCGGCTCGAGAAGGACGGGCGTGTGCTCGTCATCGACCCGGGGACCTTCACGGAGGAGGACGCGGCCGTCGGAGCGGAGGCGATCCTGGTCACGCACGAGCACCTCGACCACTTCAACGAGGATCGCCTCCGGGCCGGCATGGAGGCCAACCCGGCGGCCGAGATCTGGACCCTGCGGTCGGTGGCGGAGAAGGTCTCCGCCGCCTTCCCCGGCCGGGTGCACACCGTCGGCCACGGTGACACGTTCACCGCCGCCGGCTTCGACGTCCAGGTGCACGGCGAACTGCACGCCGTGATCCACCCCGACATCCCGCGCATCACCAACGTCGGCTATCTCGTCGACGGCGGCCGGGTCTTCCACCCCGGTGACGCGCTCACCGTCCCCGACCAGCCGGTCGAGACGCTGATGCTCCCGGTGATGGCCCCCTGGAACAAGATCTCCGAGGTCATCGACTACGTCCGCGAGGTCAAGCCGCAACGGGCGTACGACATCCACGACGCCCTGCTCACGGACCTCGCCCGGCCGGTCTACGACGGTCAGATCGGTGCTCTCGGCGGCTCCGAGCATCTGCGGCTCGCACCGGGAGCGTCGGCGGAGATCTGA
- the pcaDC gene encoding bifunctional 3-oxoadipate enol-lactonase/4-carboxymuconolactone decarboxylase PcaDC encodes MSETNTPALQYRVDGPEDAPVLILGPSLGTTWHMWDRQVPELAQSWRVFRFDLPGHGGAPAYPAGSVAELAGRLLATLDRLGIQRFGYAGCAFGGALGIELALRRPERVASLALIAASPRFGTADEFRQRGVIVRSNGLDPIARTSPERWFTSGFAAAQPAITEWAVQMVRTTDPGCYIAACEALAAFDVRTELGMVGVPTLVLAGSDDQVTGPAEARTLVAGIPDARLAVVPGASHLVPVEQPAAVTDLLVRHFSGAWQPAFDSTSGQLAIQAAPAYPVPAAPPPVAPFAEIAPAPVPPETMGRPDPYDIGIKVRREVLGDAHVDRALASADEFSGDFQEFVTRYAWGEIWDRPGLDRRSRSCVTLTALVAGGHLDELAFHTRAALRNGLTPVEIKEVLLQTAVYCGVPAANSAFKVAQQVIREETTPQE; translated from the coding sequence GTGAGTGAGACGAACACCCCTGCCCTCCAGTACCGCGTCGACGGCCCGGAAGACGCTCCGGTTCTCATACTCGGACCTTCGCTCGGCACCACCTGGCACATGTGGGACAGGCAGGTCCCGGAGCTCGCACAGAGCTGGCGGGTCTTCCGCTTCGACCTGCCTGGACACGGCGGAGCCCCCGCGTATCCCGCCGGATCGGTCGCCGAACTCGCCGGGCGGCTGCTCGCCACGCTCGACCGGCTCGGTATCCAGCGATTCGGGTACGCCGGCTGCGCGTTCGGCGGGGCCCTCGGCATCGAACTGGCGCTGCGCCGGCCGGAGCGGGTCGCCTCCCTCGCGCTGATCGCCGCGTCGCCCCGCTTCGGCACGGCCGACGAGTTCCGGCAGCGCGGAGTGATCGTGAGGTCGAACGGCCTCGACCCGATCGCCCGTACCTCGCCCGAACGCTGGTTCACGAGCGGTTTCGCCGCCGCCCAGCCCGCGATCACCGAGTGGGCCGTACAGATGGTGCGCACCACCGACCCCGGCTGCTACATCGCGGCCTGCGAGGCGCTCGCCGCCTTCGACGTGCGGACCGAACTGGGCATGGTGGGAGTGCCCACCCTCGTCCTGGCCGGCTCCGACGATCAGGTCACCGGGCCCGCGGAGGCGCGCACGCTGGTCGCCGGGATACCGGACGCCCGCCTCGCGGTCGTCCCCGGTGCCTCGCACCTGGTTCCCGTGGAGCAGCCCGCCGCCGTCACGGATCTGCTGGTGCGGCATTTCTCCGGCGCCTGGCAGCCCGCGTTCGACTCGACATCCGGCCAGCTGGCGATCCAGGCCGCCCCGGCGTACCCCGTGCCGGCCGCCCCGCCGCCGGTCGCGCCCTTCGCCGAGATCGCCCCGGCCCCGGTACCGCCCGAGACCATGGGGCGGCCCGATCCCTACGACATCGGGATCAAGGTGCGCCGCGAGGTGCTCGGGGACGCGCATGTCGACCGGGCGCTGGCCTCGGCGGACGAGTTCTCCGGGGACTTCCAGGAGTTCGTCACCCGGTACGCGTGGGGCGAGATCTGGGACCGGCCCGGACTGGACCGGCGCTCGCGCAGCTGTGTCACGCTCACCGCCCTGGTCGCGGGCGGCCATCTCGACGAGCTCGCCTTCCACACCCGTGCCGCGCTGCGCAACGGTCTCACCCCGGTGGAGATCAAGGAGGTGCTGCTCCAGACGGCCGTGTACTGCGGTGTCCCGGCCGCCAACAGCGCCTTCAAGGTGGCGCAGCAGGTCATCCGGGAGGAGACCACGCCCCAGGAGTGA
- a CDS encoding SWIM zinc finger family protein, which translates to MPSMPSTPVSSSGVPAPSEASRSASTPGTRPSDAAREALRRATASAKAADTPSDTASVTGSDTASGTGSGTASDTASVTGSGAASGTGSVTGSCSGSCSGSGAGASARGASGVPESCDAPLPATDGEPDAGSGPDPAGASAELVEATEPVESTEAAATDRSVTEDTGSTQPDHVGRARPGDIAREALRAARDEAKRVRAESADDAGGRATGARRKGAGPGSRSARTSSAGSRERRGPVRPVSAERASQERDLRDLLASAFRLPPDVADVTGHPSDPADDTGEATHDRDHDLAADLARPVRPGPERETSALPEPFAPGSLDPEPFLPARPRPGDPAATARSMASPGRDGELRRTFPAFPARVREAGGFAETWWGNAWVTALEEGALDAARLARGRTYAGQGYVDAITVTPGLVLAYVHGSRPRPYRVQVRVRTLTDDDWDRFLDAAADRPGHIAALLDKEMPRSLADCGVELLPGPGELEPHCSCPDFGHPCKHAAALCYQTARLLDQDPFVLFLLRGRGERELLDALSRRNAARAARAAQDRDPAPLPGVRARDALARRVLPALPAPLPPPAHPGQPPTYPGAPGGPDPFALDQLATDAAARAHALLTSGRDPVADLTLWQDAVRLAAARPGSGLTAATRALYSSLASATGRTPADLARAVAAWRQGGFEALSVLEEVWDPPAGRFDRARPLLMAADFPAFRPWRNHLTHPRGHAQLRLGRNGLWYAYESEPGHDDWWPRGTPDLDPVGALTGLGAPGEL; encoded by the coding sequence ATGCCGTCCATGCCGTCCACACCGGTTTCCTCGTCCGGGGTGCCCGCCCCGTCCGAGGCGTCCCGGAGCGCGTCCACCCCCGGGACCAGGCCGAGCGACGCCGCCCGCGAGGCCCTGCGCCGGGCGACCGCGTCGGCGAAGGCCGCGGATACGCCTTCGGACACAGCTTCGGTTACGGGCTCGGACACAGCTTCGGGTACGGGCTCGGGTACGGCTTCGGACACAGCTTCGGTTACGGGCTCGGGCGCAGCTTCGGGTACGGGCTCGGTCACGGGTTCCTGCTCCGGCTCCTGCTCCGGCTCCGGCGCCGGAGCTTCCGCACGGGGTGCGAGCGGCGTGCCGGAATCGTGCGACGCGCCGCTTCCGGCAACCGACGGGGAACCGGACGCGGGCTCGGGTCCGGACCCCGCCGGGGCCTCGGCGGAGCTGGTGGAGGCGACGGAGCCGGTGGAATCGACGGAGGCGGCCGCGACGGACCGTTCCGTCACGGAGGACACGGGGAGTACCCAGCCCGACCACGTCGGCCGGGCCCGCCCGGGTGACATCGCCCGCGAGGCGTTGCGCGCCGCGCGGGACGAGGCGAAGCGGGTCCGGGCGGAAAGTGCGGACGACGCCGGCGGGCGGGCGACAGGGGCCAGGCGCAAGGGAGCCGGCCCCGGGAGCCGCTCCGCCAGGACGTCCTCGGCCGGCTCCCGGGAGCGACGCGGTCCCGTGCGCCCGGTGAGCGCGGAACGGGCATCCCAGGAGCGGGACCTGCGTGATCTGCTCGCGAGTGCCTTCCGCTTGCCCCCCGACGTGGCCGACGTCACCGGGCACCCGTCGGATCCCGCCGACGACACCGGCGAGGCGACGCACGACCGGGACCACGACCTGGCCGCGGACCTCGCGCGGCCGGTGCGCCCCGGGCCCGAGCGGGAGACATCGGCGCTCCCCGAGCCGTTCGCCCCCGGCTCCCTCGACCCCGAGCCCTTCCTGCCCGCGCGCCCGCGGCCGGGAGACCCCGCGGCGACCGCTCGCTCCATGGCGTCCCCCGGCCGCGACGGAGAGTTGCGCCGCACGTTCCCCGCCTTCCCGGCGCGGGTCCGGGAGGCCGGTGGGTTCGCGGAGACCTGGTGGGGCAACGCGTGGGTCACGGCGCTGGAGGAGGGGGCGCTGGACGCGGCACGCCTGGCGCGCGGGCGGACGTACGCCGGACAGGGGTACGTCGACGCCATCACCGTCACCCCCGGGCTCGTCCTCGCGTATGTGCACGGCAGCCGACCGCGGCCGTACCGCGTCCAGGTCAGGGTGCGGACCCTGACCGACGACGACTGGGACCGCTTCCTCGACGCCGCCGCCGACCGGCCCGGACACATCGCCGCGCTGCTCGACAAGGAGATGCCCAGGTCGCTCGCGGACTGCGGTGTCGAACTGCTCCCCGGCCCAGGCGAACTCGAACCGCACTGCAGCTGCCCCGACTTCGGGCACCCCTGCAAGCACGCGGCCGCGCTCTGCTACCAGACGGCCCGGCTGCTGGACCAGGACCCGTTCGTCCTGTTCCTGTTGCGCGGCCGCGGCGAGCGCGAGCTGCTCGACGCGCTGTCCCGGCGCAACGCCGCCCGAGCGGCCCGTGCCGCCCAGGACCGGGATCCGGCACCCCTTCCCGGGGTGCGGGCCCGCGACGCCCTCGCGCGTCGCGTGCTGCCCGCGCTCCCCGCTCCGCTGCCGCCGCCCGCGCACCCCGGGCAACCGCCGACGTATCCGGGGGCGCCGGGCGGCCCGGACCCGTTCGCGCTCGACCAGTTGGCCACGGACGCGGCCGCCCGCGCGCACGCCCTGCTCACGTCGGGCCGCGATCCCGTCGCGGACCTGACCCTCTGGCAGGACGCGGTGCGCCTCGCCGCGGCCCGGCCGGGTTCGGGTCTCACGGCCGCCACCCGCGCCCTGTACTCCTCCCTCGCCTCCGCGACCGGCCGCACCCCGGCCGATCTGGCTCGGGCGGTCGCGGCCTGGCGGCAGGGCGGGTTCGAGGCGCTCAGTGTCCTCGAAGAGGTGTGGGACCCTCCGGCGGGCCGGTTCGACCGGGCCCGGCCGCTGCTGATGGCCGCCGACTTCCCGGCCTTCCGCCCCTGGCGCAACCACCTCACCCACCCGCGTGGCCACGCCCAGCTCCGCCTCGGCCGCAACGGCCTGTGGTACGCCTACGAGTCCGAGCCCGGCCACGACGACTGGTGGCCCCGGGGCACCCCCGACCTCGACCCGGTCGGCGCCCTGACGGGCCTCGGCGCGCCGGGCGAACTCTGA
- a CDS encoding DEAD/DEAH box helicase — MRDSVDVVSARVPSAAVPSVRTPSVSGADPRTRELDRPSSGRPPSARLAAVFLPAPLPREGRVAFWDPSGDHLPAPDDEDNPRPVEHPEGPAPSAPGTGTPGREHAELTVVRPHGRGVRRSTVPALILPLAEALPLLAGARRDPGSHPATACWGAAALHALRLVARGRLLPGLTPDGFDAWRAGPLDQDDIAHLRQVAAALPYEGHAVPLPGKGPLRLPEPEALMRSFLDAVADTLPRTPAAPHTSGKPFAAREPQRLPGAHDWAAEVAAGMDAGVRISLRLDLSAHQLFDDDEGARRAGAAVVQVHSLADPTLVVDAAALWAGDADAVFGPRARVDAALAVRRAARVWPPLDRLSEQDAPDVLALSEDELSDLLGVVATRLGAAGVAVHWPRDLAHDLSAAAVVRPAPGSATDGTGFFESEELLQFRWQLALGGDPLSEAEMDSLAEAHRPVVRLRDQWVLVDPALVRKARKRELGLLDPVDALSVALTGTAEVDGETVEAVPVGALAALRDRLTAGVTPVEPPPGLDARLRDYQLRGLAWLDLMTSLGLGGCLADDMGLGKTVTLIALHLRRARSEPTLVICPASLLGNWQREITRFAPGVPVRRFHGPDRTLDGLGGGFVLTTYGTMRSAAAQLADQHWGMVVADEAQHVKNPYSATAKALRTIPAPARVALTGTPVENNLSELWALLDWTTPGLLGPLKSFRARHARAVENGEDEEAVARLARLIRPFLLRRKKSDPGIVPELPPKTETDHPVPLTREQASLYEAVVRESMLAIETTDGIARRGLVLKLLTSLKQICNHPALFLKEDARAVAQGPSARSGKLALLDELLDTLLAEDGSALVFTQYVGMARLITEHLTARAVPVELLHGGTPVAEREHMVDRFQSGATPILVLSLKAAGTGLNLTRAGHVFHFDRWWNPAVEEQATDRAYRIGQTQPVQVHRLITEGTVEDRIAEMLEAKRALADAILGSGEASLTELTDRELSDLVSLRRPA; from the coding sequence ATGCGGGACAGTGTGGACGTGGTGAGCGCGCGGGTGCCCTCCGCGGCCGTGCCATCGGTACGGACGCCATCCGTGTCCGGTGCGGACCCGCGGACGCGGGAGCTCGACCGGCCGTCTTCCGGCCGTCCGCCCTCCGCGCGGCTCGCCGCGGTCTTCCTGCCCGCGCCGCTGCCCCGCGAGGGACGCGTCGCGTTCTGGGACCCCAGCGGTGACCACCTGCCCGCCCCGGACGACGAGGACAACCCTCGGCCGGTGGAGCACCCCGAAGGGCCGGCACCGTCCGCACCCGGCACCGGGACGCCCGGGCGCGAGCACGCCGAACTGACAGTCGTACGACCGCACGGCCGGGGAGTCCGCAGGAGCACCGTCCCCGCGCTGATCCTCCCCCTCGCCGAAGCCCTGCCCCTGCTCGCCGGAGCACGACGGGACCCCGGGTCCCATCCCGCCACCGCCTGCTGGGGTGCCGCCGCCCTGCACGCGCTGCGCCTCGTCGCCCGCGGACGCCTGCTGCCGGGACTCACCCCCGACGGCTTCGACGCCTGGCGAGCGGGCCCGCTGGACCAGGACGACATCGCCCATCTGAGGCAGGTCGCCGCCGCGCTTCCGTACGAGGGACACGCGGTCCCCCTGCCCGGCAAGGGACCGCTCCGGCTGCCCGAGCCCGAGGCGCTGATGCGGTCCTTCCTGGACGCGGTCGCCGACACCCTGCCCCGCACCCCGGCCGCGCCCCACACCTCGGGCAAGCCCTTCGCCGCGCGCGAGCCGCAGCGGCTGCCGGGCGCGCACGACTGGGCCGCCGAGGTCGCCGCGGGCATGGACGCGGGCGTCCGCATCTCGCTGCGTCTGGACCTGTCCGCCCACCAGCTCTTCGACGACGACGAGGGAGCGCGGCGCGCGGGCGCCGCCGTCGTCCAGGTGCACAGCCTCGCCGACCCCACCCTCGTCGTCGACGCGGCCGCCCTGTGGGCGGGGGACGCGGACGCGGTGTTCGGACCCCGCGCCCGCGTCGACGCGGCCCTCGCCGTCCGTCGCGCCGCCCGGGTCTGGCCACCCCTCGACCGTCTGTCCGAACAGGACGCGCCGGATGTGCTCGCCCTCTCCGAGGACGAGCTGTCGGACCTGCTCGGGGTCGTGGCGACCCGGCTCGGAGCGGCCGGTGTCGCCGTGCACTGGCCCCGGGACCTGGCCCACGACCTGAGCGCCGCCGCGGTCGTGCGCCCCGCGCCCGGATCCGCGACCGACGGGACCGGCTTCTTCGAGAGCGAGGAACTCCTCCAGTTCCGCTGGCAGTTGGCCCTCGGCGGAGACCCGCTCAGCGAGGCCGAGATGGACTCCCTGGCCGAGGCCCACCGGCCGGTCGTCCGGCTGCGCGACCAGTGGGTCCTGGTCGACCCCGCCCTCGTCCGCAAGGCCCGCAAGCGGGAACTGGGCCTGCTCGACCCCGTGGACGCCCTCTCCGTCGCGCTCACCGGAACCGCCGAGGTGGACGGCGAGACCGTCGAGGCCGTGCCGGTCGGCGCCCTCGCCGCACTGCGCGACCGCCTCACCGCGGGCGTCACCCCCGTCGAGCCGCCCCCCGGCCTGGACGCCCGCCTGCGGGACTACCAGCTCCGCGGCCTCGCCTGGCTGGACCTCATGACGTCCCTAGGCCTCGGCGGCTGCCTCGCCGACGACATGGGACTCGGCAAGACCGTCACACTCATCGCGCTCCACCTGCGGCGGGCCCGCAGCGAACCGACCCTGGTGATCTGCCCCGCCTCGCTGCTCGGCAACTGGCAGCGGGAGATCACCCGTTTCGCGCCCGGTGTCCCCGTGCGCCGGTTCCACGGCCCCGACCGCACCCTCGACGGTCTCGGAGGCGGCTTCGTCCTCACCACCTACGGCACCATGCGTTCCGCCGCCGCCCAGCTCGCCGACCAGCACTGGGGCATGGTCGTCGCCGACGAGGCGCAGCACGTCAAGAACCCCTACTCGGCGACGGCGAAGGCCCTGCGGACGATCCCGGCCCCGGCGCGCGTCGCCCTCACCGGCACGCCCGTGGAGAACAACCTCTCCGAACTGTGGGCCCTGCTGGACTGGACGACACCCGGACTCCTCGGCCCCCTCAAGTCCTTCCGCGCCCGGCACGCGCGCGCCGTGGAGAACGGCGAGGACGAGGAGGCCGTGGCCCGACTGGCCCGGCTGATCCGCCCGTTCCTGCTCCGCCGCAAGAAGTCCGACCCCGGAATCGTCCCCGAGCTCCCGCCCAAGACGGAGACGGACCACCCCGTCCCGCTCACCCGCGAACAGGCCTCCCTCTACGAGGCGGTGGTCCGCGAGTCCATGCTGGCGATCGAGACCACCGACGGCATCGCCCGCAGGGGACTGGTCCTCAAGCTCCTGACCTCCCTCAAACAGATCTGCAACCACCCGGCCCTGTTCCTCAAGGAGGACGCGCGGGCCGTCGCGCAGGGCCCCTCCGCCCGCTCGGGCAAACTGGCCCTGCTCGACGAGCTGTTGGACACGCTGCTCGCCGAGGACGGCTCCGCGCTGGTCTTCACGCAGTACGTGGGTATGGCCCGCCTCATCACGGAGCACCTGACCGCCCGTGCCGTCCCGGTCGAGCTCCTGCACGGCGGCACACCGGTCGCCGAACGCGAACACATGGTGGACCGCTTCCAGAGCGGGGCGACCCCGATCCTGGTGCTGTCCCTCAAGGCAGCCGGCACCGGTCTGAACCTCACCCGCGCGGGCCATGTCTTCCACTTCGACCGCTGGTGGAACCCCGCGGTCGAGGAGCAGGCCACCGACCGTGCCTACCGCATCGGCCAGACCCAGCCCGTCCAGGTCCACCGCCTCATCACCGAGGGCACGGTGGAGGACCGCATCGCCGAGATGCTCGAAGCGAAGCGGGCCCTCGCCGACGCGATCCTCGGCTCCGGCGAGGCGTCCCTGACGGAGCTGACCGACCGCGAGCTGTCGGACCTCGTATCGCTCCGGAGGCCGGCGTGA
- a CDS encoding sugar kinase gives MTASLPRQASPPDEPQRPPEDPRHRFRRRALTLLIIVLLIGVPAGYLVISADQSRNSGKDKEAKYSATGLTAAWPSRVQRRLYQVAMPADSTEVAYYETNNWKTSRLYVQFRTTRAGLDWFLRTVGTSTAALKKDHITINDRNQKVVGWEFTGPGPWWGLVHKQKDPAPTQDIVVNGVGTDQPMVYLVSRTIP, from the coding sequence GTGACCGCCTCGCTCCCGCGCCAGGCGTCGCCTCCGGACGAACCGCAGCGGCCGCCGGAGGACCCGCGCCACCGGTTCCGCCGCCGCGCCCTGACCCTGCTGATCATCGTGCTGCTCATCGGCGTACCCGCCGGATACCTGGTGATCTCCGCAGACCAGAGCCGCAACAGCGGCAAGGACAAGGAGGCGAAGTACTCGGCGACCGGCCTCACCGCGGCCTGGCCCTCGCGCGTCCAGCGGCGCCTCTACCAGGTGGCCATGCCCGCCGATTCGACCGAGGTCGCGTACTACGAGACGAACAACTGGAAGACCAGCCGGCTGTACGTCCAGTTCCGCACCACCCGCGCGGGCCTCGACTGGTTCCTCAGGACCGTCGGCACCAGCACCGCCGCCCTGAAGAAGGACCACATCACCATCAACGACCGCAACCAGAAGGTCGTCGGCTGGGAGTTCACGGGCCCCGGCCCCTGGTGGGGACTCGTGCACAAGCAGAAGGATCCGGCGCCGACCCAGGACATCGTGGTGAACGGTGTCGGGACGGACCAGCCCATGGTGTACCTCGTCTCCCGCACGATCCCGTAG